Proteins from one Corynebacterium testudinoris genomic window:
- a CDS encoding DAK2 domain-containing protein, whose translation MSFPRAIDGPRLYDWATRSVAELSARRAEINALNVFPVPDADTGSNMAHTMEAALAEAKKLASHDDVAQVARALSIGSVRGARGNSGLVLSQVLRAIADAAVVGQIAGPDVAYALTTAVQLVDRAISKPVEGTIITVLRSAALAAQEAGEDLHEVVTAAVAAARIALAKTPSQLDVLRDAGVVDAGGMGLLVLLEALLAEVEGSAAVSSAPTEVHGQAAELEIMFFFTGDLALLEQRLQGMGDSLGIARAEENCGSVHIHSRQAGPVIEAAFATGQVTDLRLEVLPDAPQVGAPRRVVVAVTPAGSIAELYREAGAVVVTPGEDIVSEILAEVRTTSAQELILLPNGQLDQRQLVAVERATHAFEQTLTIVPTSRLVSGIAALTVHNPSVPVSVAAYAMTEAAAAMRTTILTECAPGETVEQATERVCLPLLGDGAEQVVVLSRVELDVDKLEAELGLDVMAFPADGLDHLVEIGVE comes from the coding sequence ATGTCCTTTCCGCGTGCGATAGACGGTCCCCGGCTGTATGACTGGGCGACTCGTTCGGTCGCTGAGCTTTCGGCCCGGCGGGCGGAAATCAACGCCCTCAATGTTTTCCCGGTCCCGGATGCGGATACCGGTTCGAACATGGCGCACACGATGGAAGCCGCCCTGGCGGAGGCCAAGAAGTTGGCCAGCCACGATGACGTTGCCCAGGTCGCGCGGGCGTTGTCCATTGGCAGCGTGCGGGGTGCCCGGGGAAATTCTGGGTTGGTGCTGAGCCAGGTGCTCCGGGCGATTGCTGATGCCGCTGTGGTCGGCCAGATCGCGGGCCCGGATGTCGCCTACGCGCTGACCACGGCCGTGCAGTTGGTGGATCGGGCGATCTCCAAGCCGGTGGAGGGCACCATCATTACCGTGTTGCGCTCCGCCGCACTTGCCGCCCAGGAAGCGGGGGAGGATCTCCACGAGGTTGTCACGGCTGCTGTTGCCGCCGCCCGGATTGCGTTGGCCAAAACTCCCTCCCAGCTTGATGTGCTCCGCGATGCCGGGGTGGTCGACGCCGGTGGCATGGGCCTGCTCGTCCTGCTGGAGGCGCTGCTCGCCGAGGTCGAAGGCAGCGCCGCCGTCAGTTCCGCACCGACGGAGGTTCACGGTCAGGCCGCGGAACTGGAGATCATGTTCTTCTTCACCGGCGATCTCGCGCTGCTTGAGCAACGTTTGCAGGGGATGGGCGATAGCCTGGGCATCGCGCGGGCAGAGGAGAACTGCGGCAGCGTCCACATTCATTCTCGTCAGGCCGGTCCAGTTATTGAGGCGGCCTTTGCCACCGGTCAGGTCACTGATCTGCGCCTCGAAGTGCTTCCCGATGCCCCCCAAGTCGGCGCCCCCCGCCGCGTCGTCGTGGCCGTCACCCCGGCCGGTTCCATCGCGGAGCTGTACCGGGAGGCGGGCGCGGTCGTGGTCACGCCGGGGGAGGATATTGTTTCGGAGATCCTCGCCGAGGTGCGCACCACCAGCGCCCAGGAACTCATATTGTTGCCCAATGGCCAGCTGGATCAGCGCCAGCTCGTTGCCGTTGAGCGCGCCACCCATGCTTTCGAGCAGACCCTCACCATCGTCCCCACGAGCCGCCTGGTCTCTGGTATTGCTGCGCTGACCGTGCACAATCCTTCCGTCCCGGTGAGCGTGGCGGCCTATGCCATGACCGAGGCCGCCGCGGCGATGCGCACCACCATCCTCACCGAGTGCGCTCCGGGCGAAACTGTGGAGCAGGCGACCGAGCGGGTGTGCCTGCCTTTGCTGGGGGACGGGGCGGAGCAGGTGGTTGTGCTGTCGCGGGTGGAGCTGGACGTCGATAAGCTAGAGGCCGAATTGGGCCTCGATGTGATGGCCTTCCCCGCGGACGGGCTGGACCACTTGGTGGAGATCGGAGTCGAGTAG
- a CDS encoding ATP-dependent DNA helicase RecG, whose amino-acid sequence MLGWSDDRLLTAVLPAKEAKAITSAFGYETCGELLEHFPRAYSRHGSGVLAEDAEEGDMITCVGEVTGVTTQPLARGNTVTRVTIDDGRTVFTASFFHSAYVANILHRGVRAMFAGKLKFFRGTPQLQHPDFIVIPEPGRKGVGTGSLKSLEAYGDPDELLSKLDYVPVYPATSRITSWRIMSAIQHVLATLPPIPEPLGDTPEGMVSFDHCIRGIHLPGPEGPEPNLRRFKYNEAITLGLVMALRRLDTLKRVAPALPATPDGYRAELLGRLPYELTAGQEEVLADITADISADHPMSRLLQGEVGSGKTIVSLLAMLQAVDAGRQCALLAPTEVLAVQHARTLTALLADAAVPATVVPLTGSMPVSAKRQALLDIVSGQADIVVGTHAIIQDSVEFFDLGLVVVDEQHRFGVEQRDRLRTKGRDGITPHLLVMTATPIPRTIAMTVFGDLSLSTLKELPGGRVPIHSSLVPESRPTWVHRALQRIREEIDAGHQAYIVCPRIDGDGGVLDFFEVLSSGPFADYRIGILHGRMPTDAKDEVMGMFVAGELDILIATTVIEVGVDVPNASIMLVREADHFGVSQLHQLRGRVGRGARASLCLFHTFAEPGSPGYQRLEQIAATTDGFALAELDLYQRQEGDVLGTSQSGAVRTVKLLNLLQDIDIITLANADAAALVDRHPLLAQRLVLEIDRDDREYLEKS is encoded by the coding sequence GTGCTCGGATGGTCGGATGATCGGCTGCTAACCGCGGTCCTCCCTGCGAAGGAGGCCAAGGCCATCACCTCCGCCTTCGGCTATGAAACCTGCGGCGAGCTGCTCGAACACTTCCCGCGCGCCTACTCTCGTCACGGCTCCGGCGTGCTCGCCGAGGACGCTGAAGAAGGCGACATGATCACCTGCGTGGGAGAGGTCACCGGAGTGACCACCCAACCGTTGGCCCGCGGCAACACCGTCACGCGCGTGACCATCGACGACGGCCGTACCGTCTTCACCGCCTCCTTTTTCCACTCCGCCTACGTGGCGAACATCCTCCACCGCGGCGTGCGGGCCATGTTCGCCGGCAAGCTGAAGTTCTTCCGCGGAACCCCGCAGCTCCAGCACCCGGACTTCATCGTCATCCCCGAGCCGGGGCGAAAAGGCGTCGGGACGGGCTCGCTGAAAAGCCTCGAAGCCTACGGCGACCCGGATGAACTCCTGAGCAAGCTCGATTACGTTCCCGTCTACCCGGCGACCTCGCGCATCACCTCCTGGCGGATCATGAGCGCCATCCAGCACGTTTTGGCCACCCTGCCGCCCATTCCGGAGCCCCTCGGTGATACCCCCGAAGGCATGGTCAGCTTCGATCACTGCATCCGTGGCATCCACCTGCCCGGCCCGGAGGGCCCCGAGCCGAACCTGCGTCGGTTCAAGTACAACGAGGCCATCACCCTCGGGTTGGTGATGGCTTTACGACGTCTCGATACCCTCAAGCGCGTCGCCCCCGCCCTCCCCGCCACGCCGGACGGCTACCGGGCCGAGCTGCTGGGCCGCCTGCCCTACGAGCTCACCGCAGGGCAGGAGGAAGTCCTCGCGGACATCACCGCCGACATCTCCGCCGACCACCCCATGAGCCGCCTCCTCCAAGGCGAGGTCGGCTCCGGCAAAACCATCGTCTCCCTCCTCGCGATGCTGCAGGCCGTCGACGCCGGCCGCCAATGCGCCCTGCTCGCGCCGACGGAAGTCCTGGCAGTCCAGCATGCGCGCACCCTCACCGCCCTGCTTGCCGACGCCGCCGTCCCCGCCACCGTCGTCCCCCTCACCGGGTCCATGCCGGTGTCCGCCAAACGCCAAGCCCTGCTGGACATCGTCTCCGGCCAAGCCGACATCGTCGTGGGCACCCACGCGATCATCCAGGACAGCGTCGAGTTCTTCGACCTCGGGCTCGTCGTCGTCGACGAACAACACCGCTTTGGCGTGGAACAACGCGATCGCCTGCGCACCAAAGGCCGCGACGGTATCACCCCACACCTGCTGGTCATGACCGCCACTCCCATCCCGCGCACCATCGCCATGACCGTATTCGGCGATCTCTCTCTATCCACGCTGAAAGAGCTCCCCGGCGGTCGCGTGCCCATCCACTCCAGCCTCGTGCCCGAGTCCCGCCCCACGTGGGTCCACCGCGCCCTCCAGCGCATCCGCGAGGAGATCGACGCCGGCCATCAGGCCTACATCGTCTGCCCTCGCATTGACGGCGACGGGGGAGTGCTCGACTTCTTCGAGGTCCTCTCCTCCGGCCCGTTTGCCGATTACCGCATCGGCATCCTGCACGGCCGCATGCCCACCGACGCCAAGGACGAGGTCATGGGGATGTTCGTCGCCGGCGAACTGGACATCCTCATCGCGACGACCGTCATCGAGGTCGGCGTCGACGTCCCCAATGCCTCCATCATGCTCGTCCGCGAAGCCGACCACTTCGGCGTCTCCCAGCTCCACCAGCTGCGCGGCCGCGTCGGCCGAGGCGCCCGCGCCTCCCTGTGCCTGTTCCACACCTTCGCCGAACCCGGCAGCCCCGGGTATCAACGCCTGGAACAAATCGCCGCCACGACCGACGGCTTCGCCCTCGCCGAACTCGATCTCTACCAACGCCAAGAGGGCGATGTGCTCGGTACCTCCCAATCCGGCGCCGTACGCACTGTGAAGCTGCTCAACCTGCTCCAAGACATCGACATCATCACACTCGCGAATGCCGACGCCGCAGCTCTGGTGGACCGTCATCCCCTCCTCGCGCAGCGCCTGGTCCTGGAGATTGACCGCGATGATCGGGAGTACTTGGAGAAGAGCTAG
- a CDS encoding PadR family transcriptional regulator — translation MSDTLSLGDWLRPALPLLLLKFLMVRPSHGYGLVEQLREAGIEARGTTVYPHLNKLQEAGYITSQWRTPEAGPAKKILTVTDAGRSHFRDLEQTWSAARELINTTLHSTSEQ, via the coding sequence ATGTCAGACACCCTAAGTCTCGGAGACTGGTTGCGTCCGGCACTGCCATTGCTGTTGTTGAAATTTCTCATGGTCCGTCCGAGCCACGGCTATGGATTGGTCGAGCAATTGCGTGAGGCGGGCATCGAGGCTCGAGGAACAACGGTGTACCCGCACTTGAACAAACTGCAGGAAGCCGGCTACATCACCAGCCAGTGGCGAACGCCTGAAGCCGGTCCGGCTAAAAAAATCCTCACAGTTACCGATGCAGGGCGAAGCCACTTCCGAGACCTGGAACAAACATGGTCGGCGGCACGTGAGCTGATAAACACAACGCTCCATTCGACGAGCGAACAATGA
- a CDS encoding DUF1129 domain-containing protein, with amino-acid sequence MSYHNDLAYQLRRRGCDEDQVSEVLYTVDDAVNSTGRTAEEEFGRPEAYAEKFEGPKKSTPGRKVLGVFGFLGILGVAVYAIWPQWFGFTNVIVEQFAGIIVLLLLLILGVAIGSIVDHRLPTSYTEHQRLPRR; translated from the coding sequence GTGAGCTACCACAATGACCTTGCCTACCAGCTTCGCCGCCGAGGCTGTGATGAAGACCAAGTCTCCGAAGTTTTGTACACGGTCGATGACGCGGTGAACTCCACCGGACGCACCGCCGAAGAGGAGTTCGGGCGGCCTGAGGCTTACGCCGAGAAGTTCGAAGGCCCTAAGAAGAGCACGCCGGGCAGGAAGGTACTCGGCGTGTTTGGGTTTCTCGGAATCCTCGGCGTGGCGGTGTATGCCATCTGGCCACAGTGGTTTGGGTTCACCAATGTGATCGTCGAGCAATTCGCCGGAATAATTGTTTTGCTTCTACTCCTCATCCTTGGGGTAGCTATCGGGTCAATCGTTGACCACCGGCTCCCCACTAGCTACACGGAGCACCAACGGCTCCCACGCCGATGA
- a CDS encoding CPBP family intramembrane glutamic endopeptidase — protein MAGFIGIAVLTPLWEELLFRGVLLSSMRQRWGPGIAVVASSVIFAIVHGIPILLPYMLGLGLVLGGLRIFHGNLWAPLAMHITINSIASATILAALV, from the coding sequence ATGGCAGGTTTCATCGGCATAGCCGTGTTGACACCCTTGTGGGAAGAGCTACTTTTTCGCGGCGTGCTGCTGAGTTCAATGCGCCAACGCTGGGGGCCGGGCATCGCCGTCGTGGCATCCTCGGTGATCTTCGCAATCGTGCATGGGATCCCGATTCTGCTGCCGTACATGCTGGGCCTTGGTCTTGTCTTGGGAGGTTTGCGGATCTTCCACGGCAACCTCTGGGCACCCTTGGCTATGCACATCACCATCAACTCCATCGCCTCGGCGACGATCCTGGCGGCCTTGGTGTAG
- a CDS encoding acetyl-CoA carboxylase biotin carboxyl carrier protein subunit: protein MNIFAPFAGIVRYHVAVGDTVATGDRLATVEAVKLEAPVVAPGPGVVTGISHEDFSDVLGGDVLLEVGA from the coding sequence ATGAACATCTTCGCCCCATTCGCCGGCATTGTGCGATATCACGTCGCCGTCGGTGACACCGTCGCCACAGGAGATCGGCTGGCCACGGTAGAAGCAGTGAAGCTCGAAGCTCCCGTTGTCGCCCCGGGGCCCGGGGTGGTTACCGGCATTTCTCATGAGGACTTCAGTGATGTGCTGGGCGGCGATGTGCTGCTGGAGGTGGGGGCATGA
- the rsmD gene encoding 16S rRNA (guanine(966)-N(2))-methyltransferase RsmD, with translation MTRIIAGEARGRTIKVPPRGTRPTSDRAREGLFSSLQVRFGFLEARVLDLFAGSGALGLEAASRGAAEVVLVESDPQAVEVILHNVGVVKHPAVRVEAMKASTYVAQAPQNYFDMVLADPPYDLADEAVRDMLEALEPALTDGAAVVVERHVDSPETDWPAGFEPTTQKLKKRTYGIARMDMAVYHRAD, from the coding sequence ATGACCCGCATCATCGCTGGTGAGGCCCGCGGGCGAACCATCAAAGTGCCGCCGCGTGGCACGCGGCCGACTTCTGACCGTGCCCGCGAAGGACTCTTCTCCTCGTTGCAGGTGCGCTTTGGATTCCTCGAGGCCCGCGTGCTTGATCTCTTTGCAGGTTCTGGCGCGCTTGGCTTGGAGGCGGCTTCGCGGGGGGCCGCGGAGGTCGTGTTAGTTGAGAGCGATCCCCAGGCGGTGGAGGTGATTCTTCACAACGTGGGCGTCGTTAAGCATCCTGCCGTGCGTGTGGAGGCGATGAAGGCATCGACCTACGTGGCGCAGGCCCCGCAGAATTACTTTGACATGGTGCTCGCTGACCCGCCGTATGACCTCGCTGATGAGGCGGTGCGCGACATGCTGGAAGCATTGGAGCCCGCGCTTACTGATGGCGCGGCCGTGGTCGTTGAGCGACATGTTGACTCCCCGGAAACGGATTGGCCTGCCGGTTTCGAACCGACCACCCAAAAGTTGAAAAAGCGCACGTACGGCATTGCCCGCATGGACATGGCCGTCTACCACCGTGCAGATTAA
- the coaD gene encoding pantetheine-phosphate adenylyltransferase: protein MKAVCPGSFDPVTMGHLDIYRRAASHFDEVIVLVTGNPKKPSGLFSVEERIDLIERVTQDIPNLRVDWWAGLLVDYTTKHGVNALVKGLRTALDYEYELPMAQMNRRLSGVDTFFLLTDEKYGYISSSLCKEVARYGGDVSGLLPDLVVDAVTAKYREALG, encoded by the coding sequence ATGAAAGCCGTCTGCCCCGGATCCTTTGACCCCGTCACCATGGGACACCTCGACATCTATCGGCGCGCTGCCTCCCACTTCGATGAAGTCATCGTCTTGGTGACGGGAAACCCGAAGAAACCCTCTGGGCTATTTTCGGTGGAGGAACGCATCGACCTCATTGAGCGGGTCACCCAAGACATCCCCAATCTGCGCGTGGATTGGTGGGCGGGTCTGCTCGTGGATTACACGACGAAGCACGGGGTGAATGCCCTGGTCAAGGGCCTGCGCACAGCCCTGGACTACGAATACGAACTCCCGATGGCGCAAATGAACCGCCGCCTGTCGGGGGTTGACACCTTCTTCCTCCTCACCGATGAAAAATACGGCTACATTTCCTCCTCGCTGTGCAAAGAGGTGGCCCGATACGGGGGCGACGTGTCCGGATTGCTTCCCGACCTCGTCGTGGATGCGGTAACCGCCAAATACCGAGAGGCGTTGGGGTAG
- a CDS encoding sulfite exporter TauE/SafE family protein — MFLDLALIFIVVVIGSAMQRISGMGLGLIAGPVLVVIMGPVEGILVVNILAFLNAAATTMTVREYVDWRKFAIISSVLIVGSVPAALLVREVSGDLLQALVGGLLLLALAVTTFGKRFIPPVSGTAPAVVAGIAGGFMNTLAGIAGPAITVYAQASRWPQQSFAATLQPIFMVAGLISFLTKVLSGAGDLTQTDWLIWPVGVLGMALGLWIGVQLSRKVPREQARKLSLLLATAGGLTALIRGISGMI; from the coding sequence GTGTTCCTTGATCTAGCTCTCATTTTCATCGTTGTCGTCATCGGCTCGGCGATGCAGCGCATCTCCGGCATGGGACTGGGGCTCATCGCCGGACCCGTCCTCGTGGTCATCATGGGGCCCGTGGAGGGCATTCTGGTGGTGAACATCCTCGCGTTCCTCAACGCTGCGGCGACCACGATGACGGTGCGCGAATATGTCGACTGGCGCAAATTTGCCATCATCTCTTCGGTGCTCATCGTCGGTTCGGTACCAGCGGCCTTGCTCGTCCGCGAAGTCTCTGGAGATCTCCTGCAAGCCCTGGTCGGCGGGCTGCTGCTGCTGGCGCTAGCCGTCACGACCTTTGGCAAGCGGTTCATTCCGCCGGTTTCGGGCACCGCTCCGGCCGTTGTCGCCGGCATCGCGGGCGGCTTCATGAACACCCTCGCCGGTATCGCGGGCCCAGCCATCACCGTGTACGCACAGGCTTCACGATGGCCGCAGCAGTCCTTCGCTGCGACCCTGCAGCCGATCTTCATGGTCGCCGGACTGATTTCATTCCTGACCAAGGTGCTATCTGGCGCGGGCGATCTCACTCAGACCGACTGGCTCATTTGGCCCGTCGGCGTCCTCGGCATGGCACTTGGCCTGTGGATCGGGGTGCAGCTCAGCCGGAAGGTGCCGCGTGAACAAGCCCGCAAACTCTCGTTGCTGCTGGCCACCGCGGGCGGTCTTACGGCCCTCATCCGCGGCATAAGCGGGATGATCTAA
- a CDS encoding amino acid ABC transporter ATP-binding protein — MTDLMIDAQQVCKSFGQLEVLKGIDMQVPTGTVTCLIGPSGSGKSTFLRCVNHLEQVTAGRLYVDGDLIGYRERDGVLYEISEKDAARQRADIGMVFQQFNLFPHRTALENIIEAPIHVKGVSAAAAKERGMELLEKVGLTHKANAYPLQLSGGQQQRIAIARAVAMEPKLMLFDEPTSALDPELVGEVLRVMKELANDGMTMLVVTHEMGFAREVADSVAFMDGGVVVENGTPAEVLDNPRERRTQAFLSSLL, encoded by the coding sequence ATGACCGATCTCATGATCGACGCCCAGCAGGTGTGCAAGTCTTTCGGGCAACTCGAGGTGCTCAAGGGCATCGACATGCAGGTGCCCACCGGTACCGTCACCTGCCTCATCGGCCCGTCCGGCTCCGGCAAGTCCACTTTCCTGCGCTGCGTGAACCACCTCGAGCAGGTCACCGCTGGTCGGCTCTACGTCGACGGCGATCTCATCGGCTACCGCGAGCGCGATGGAGTGCTGTACGAGATTTCCGAGAAGGACGCGGCCCGCCAGCGCGCCGATATCGGCATGGTGTTCCAGCAATTCAATCTTTTCCCGCACCGCACGGCGCTGGAGAACATCATTGAGGCACCCATCCATGTCAAGGGCGTCTCAGCTGCCGCAGCCAAGGAGCGCGGTATGGAGCTGCTGGAAAAGGTGGGGTTGACGCACAAGGCCAATGCCTACCCGCTGCAGCTTTCCGGTGGTCAGCAACAGCGCATCGCGATCGCCCGGGCGGTTGCCATGGAACCCAAACTGATGCTTTTCGACGAGCCCACCTCAGCCCTCGACCCCGAACTTGTCGGGGAAGTTCTGCGAGTGATGAAGGAATTGGCTAACGACGGCATGACCATGCTGGTGGTCACCCATGAGATGGGTTTTGCCCGCGAAGTCGCCGATTCGGTGGCCTTCATGGATGGTGGCGTGGTCGTCGAAAATGGCACTCCGGCGGAGGTGCTGGACAATCCGCGCGAGCGCCGCACCCAGGCGTTCCTCTCGTCGTTGCTCTAG
- a CDS encoding amino acid ABC transporter permease, which produces MTTTPQPIQAKPLRHPGRWVLAAIVLAVTAWFIIGAVTNEAYGWATYRSYLFDTRIATAALHTLALTVLAMLIGVVLGATLAVMRMSPNPVLRGVAWGYLWVFRGTPVYVQLVFWGLLGSLYQSINVGFTEVDLSGMLKNAFILAVLGLGLNEAAYMAEIVRSGISSVPEGQMEASKALGMSWWMTMRRTVLPQAMRIIIPPTGNELISMLKTTSLVVAVPYSLELYGRSMDIAAALFEPVPMLLVAATWYLAVTSLLMVGQHFLEKHFEKGATRQLTARQLASLADAEGTVPGNVTIVKEN; this is translated from the coding sequence ATGACCACCACCCCGCAGCCTATTCAGGCGAAGCCTCTGCGCCATCCGGGACGGTGGGTGTTGGCGGCCATCGTGCTCGCTGTGACGGCCTGGTTCATTATTGGCGCTGTGACCAATGAGGCCTACGGTTGGGCGACATACCGCAGCTATCTTTTCGATACCCGTATCGCTACCGCCGCGTTGCACACGCTGGCGCTGACTGTTTTGGCGATGCTCATCGGCGTCGTCCTCGGCGCCACTCTCGCGGTCATGCGCATGTCGCCGAATCCCGTGTTGCGGGGCGTGGCGTGGGGTTACCTGTGGGTGTTCCGCGGCACTCCGGTGTACGTGCAGCTGGTATTCTGGGGCCTGCTCGGCTCGCTTTATCAAAGTATCAACGTCGGGTTCACTGAGGTTGATCTCAGCGGGATGCTCAAGAACGCTTTCATTCTCGCTGTTCTTGGCCTGGGCCTCAACGAGGCCGCCTACATGGCCGAAATCGTCCGCTCCGGTATTTCCTCCGTTCCTGAAGGCCAGATGGAAGCATCCAAGGCGTTGGGCATGAGCTGGTGGATGACCATGCGCCGCACGGTTCTTCCGCAGGCCATGCGCATCATCATTCCCCCGACCGGCAATGAATTGATCTCCATGCTCAAGACCACCTCGCTCGTCGTTGCGGTCCCCTACAGCTTGGAACTTTATGGTCGCTCAATGGATATCGCCGCCGCACTCTTCGAGCCGGTACCGATGCTGCTAGTCGCCGCGACGTGGTACCTGGCCGTGACGTCGTTGCTCATGGTGGGCCAGCACTTCCTGGAAAAGCACTTTGAGAAGGGTGCCACGCGCCAGCTCACCGCCCGTCAGCTGGCGTCCTTGGCTGATGCTGAGGGCACCGTCCCCGGCAACGTCACGATCGTGAAGGAGAACTAG
- a CDS encoding ABC transporter substrate-binding protein produces MMRPTTKRKLTAVVSTLAASTLLASCVTNVEDGKPEGWEPIIPDEVPEIAAMVPEAVSADGVLTGGSNPPFAPFEFKDSNGDIIGLEMDLARAAAAVMGLEFAPVEQDFAMILPAVQAGTLDIGASGFTDNPERRQNFDFVNFLYAGVLWAQQTGVPVDPDNACGLTVAVQRTTVSETDDVRPKSEACEEAGEDPITILSYDTSDNAALALLVGRADALSADSPVTAWAVSRSEGKMELTGEMFQAAPYGWALPKDSPLGPAMAAALQHLIDNGDYERILAQWGVETGLLDQALINEEPVEGISS; encoded by the coding sequence ATGATGCGTCCGACAACGAAGCGGAAGCTGACTGCCGTTGTGTCCACTCTGGCGGCCTCGACTCTCCTGGCTAGTTGCGTCACCAATGTGGAAGACGGCAAGCCAGAGGGGTGGGAACCGATTATCCCTGATGAGGTTCCGGAGATTGCGGCCATGGTTCCGGAGGCTGTCAGTGCGGATGGTGTTCTCACCGGTGGTAGCAATCCGCCTTTCGCGCCTTTTGAGTTCAAAGATTCCAACGGTGACATCATCGGGTTAGAAATGGATCTTGCGCGGGCGGCTGCTGCCGTCATGGGTCTGGAATTTGCGCCTGTGGAGCAGGACTTCGCCATGATTTTGCCTGCGGTCCAGGCTGGAACGCTGGATATTGGCGCTAGTGGTTTCACGGACAATCCGGAGCGTCGCCAGAATTTTGACTTTGTTAATTTTCTGTATGCGGGTGTGCTGTGGGCTCAGCAGACGGGTGTCCCGGTTGATCCGGACAACGCCTGTGGCTTGACAGTGGCGGTTCAGCGCACCACGGTGTCAGAGACCGATGATGTTCGCCCCAAGTCGGAGGCGTGCGAAGAGGCGGGCGAAGATCCCATCACCATCCTTTCTTATGACACCTCCGACAATGCCGCGCTTGCACTTCTCGTCGGTCGCGCCGATGCACTGTCGGCCGACTCCCCGGTGACCGCCTGGGCCGTGTCGCGGTCGGAGGGAAAGATGGAGCTGACGGGTGAGATGTTCCAGGCTGCGCCCTATGGGTGGGCGCTGCCGAAGGACTCTCCCCTCGGGCCCGCGATGGCGGCCGCCTTGCAGCACCTCATCGACAACGGTGACTATGAACGCATTCTCGCCCAGTGGGGCGTCGAAACTGGTCTGCTGGATCAGGCCCTGATCAATGAAGAACCTGTGGAAGGAATTTCCTCATGA
- a CDS encoding DUF368 domain-containing protein, whose translation MSQSPLTIAANIVRGALIGMAELVPGISGGTVALVVGIYERALHNGNALLRRKFSQVDWFFLAAVGVGMVTAVFTMSTVMHTFVEENTEYARGLFLGMVTVSIWVPLAMMDPRDVRKRGWVLGLVFVLAAALSFFATGFTSAPQTNPSLIVIFLAASIAICALVLPGISGSFFLMAVGLYSPVMGAISDRNWTVILTFAAGALLGIILFIRLLTKAMERYRSLTLTVMAGLMLGSLRALWPWQSPDAELLAPGDNLLPIVGLAVLGGAIVLAFIIADRVASARSDSDVVSETQPN comes from the coding sequence ATGTCGCAGAGTCCTTTGACTATTGCGGCCAACATTGTTCGCGGTGCCCTCATCGGCATGGCTGAGCTCGTGCCTGGCATTTCCGGTGGCACGGTCGCCTTGGTTGTCGGTATCTACGAACGCGCTTTGCACAACGGCAATGCGCTGCTACGCCGCAAGTTCAGCCAGGTCGACTGGTTCTTCCTCGCTGCTGTGGGCGTGGGCATGGTGACCGCTGTGTTCACCATGTCGACGGTCATGCACACCTTCGTCGAGGAGAACACGGAGTACGCCCGCGGGTTGTTCCTTGGCATGGTGACGGTGTCTATCTGGGTGCCGTTGGCGATGATGGATCCCCGTGATGTGCGCAAGCGCGGATGGGTGCTTGGCCTGGTATTCGTCCTCGCGGCGGCGTTGAGCTTCTTCGCGACCGGATTCACTTCGGCACCGCAGACCAATCCGTCGCTGATCGTTATCTTCTTGGCGGCGTCCATCGCTATTTGTGCTCTCGTGCTTCCCGGCATTTCAGGATCGTTCTTCCTCATGGCGGTTGGCCTGTACTCCCCCGTCATGGGCGCTATCTCGGATCGAAACTGGACCGTCATCCTGACCTTCGCTGCTGGCGCTTTGCTGGGCATCATCTTGTTCATCCGCCTGCTCACCAAGGCTATGGAGCGTTACCGCTCGCTGACTCTCACCGTCATGGCCGGCCTCATGCTGGGTTCCTTGCGTGCGTTGTGGCCGTGGCAGTCTCCCGATGCGGAGCTGCTCGCGCCCGGCGATAACCTTCTCCCCATCGTTGGTCTCGCCGTGCTCGGCGGTGCCATTGTGCTCGCCTTTATCATCGCTGACCGGGTGGCTTCCGCTCGCAGCGATTCGGATGTTGTCTCGGAAACGCAGCCGAACTGA